A stretch of the Ascaphus truei isolate aAscTru1 chromosome 4, aAscTru1.hap1, whole genome shotgun sequence genome encodes the following:
- the MKKS gene encoding molecular chaperone MKKS, protein MSRFEPKKPSLCTTGPLSNASVRESVCVLHGIIMSCYGPSGRLKQLHNGTGGCVLTTSQSSALLHGFSVSHPVLKILIASIRNHISCFSDCGLFTANLCCNLIDRFLGLNVSPHTIVKISRNLLNICVAYLKSEQCACKIAVDFSSSKTLLWLAFSVLSSKPACMITTQEANYITTLIVRAFLFTVPNDVGPNVILGRCVLVPVEGQTVMQSTVLAGLLIEMPEFSLNRVLPSTGLPTTNIKMALFSISLSGDFSDTGDGTVGVFPGVVPEIVLLDQLFILGKQLVNDHVNVLVCQKVIHPSLKQYLKEQMVIAVDRLGAALMGPLIQMTGAQPIASLSSISSNGYGSLRELSRMSYGSKHFLHLIPFDTSVCSFVLCNRNETSLQELMRTCQAAEHVLQLTLKKPWVLLGGGCTETHLAAFVRYKSANIHSTCLKELQCSATDYKVVADCFCRSLESVARSLEHDGGEILVDLQEGHFWSVPPDACLDSLWSEVVDQCGCGMHKKRDGLEWSVLGSQCQPFNPQSNIEERTHSDQLILDCFTAKCNGLQVAIDTVSLILDLSYIVEDQN, encoded by the exons ATGTCAAGGTTTGAGCCTAAGAAGCCATCTCTATGTACCACTGGGCCCTTAAGCAACGCATCTGTAAGGGAATCTGTGTGTGTTTTACATGGCATTATAATGTCATGTTATGGCCCATCTGGTAGACTCAAACAGCTGCACAATGGTACGGGAGGATGTGTTCTCACAACGTCACAGTCCTCTGCCTTGCTCCATGGCTTTTCTGTCAGCCATCCAGTCTTAAAGATTCTAATAGCTTCGATTCGCAATCATATATCCTGCTTCAGTGATTGTGGCCTCTTCACAGCAAATCTTTGCTGCAACTTGATAGACCGGTTTCTGGGATTAAATGTTTCACCCCACACTATCGTTAAAATAAGCAGGAATCTTTTGAATATTTGTGTTGCTTATTTGAAGTCCGAGCAATGTGCATGCAAAATAGCAGTAGATTTCAGCAGCAGCAAGACTTTGCTTTGGTTAGCATTTTCTGTACTTTCTAGTAAGCCTGCTTGCATGATCACCACCCAAGAAGCAAACTATATCACTACATTGATTGTAAGAGCCTTTCTTTTTACAGTCCCAAATGATGTAGGACCCAATGTTATTTTAGGAAGATGTGTTCTTGTACCTGTTGAAGGTCAGACAGTGATGCAATCTACTGTACTTGCTGGTCTCCTAATCGAAATGCCCGAGTTCAGTTTGAACAGAGTTTTACCTTCCACAGGATTACCCACTACAAACATTAAAATGGCATTGTTTTCGATCTCCTTATCTGGAGATTTTTCTGATACTGGAGATGGGACTGTGGGTGTGTTTCCTGGTGTAGTCCCTGAAATAGTTCTGCTGGACCAGCTATTTATTTTAGGGAAACAGTTAGTGAATGACCACGTAAACGTTCTTGTGTGCCAAAAAGTGATCCATCCATCCCTGAAACAGTACCTCAAAGAGCAGATGGTCATTGCGGTGGACAGGTTAGGAGCAGCTCTGATGGGACCTTTGATTCAAATGACAG GTGCACAGCCTATAGCTTCTCTGAGTTCTATTTCTTCCAATGGTTATGGCAGCCTAAGGGAGTTAAGCAGAATGTCCTATGGATCCAAGCATTTCTTACATCTTATTCCTTTTGATACCTCTGTGTGCAGCTTTGTACTATGCAACCGAAATGAGACTTCATTACAAGAGCTTATG CGCACTTGTCAGGCTGCAGAACACGTTTTGCAGCTAACGCTAAAGAAACCCTGGGTTTTGTTGGGCGGCGGTTGCACTGAAACACACTTGGCTGCGTTTGTGAGATATAAG AGTGCCAATATCCATAGCACTTGCCTGAAAGAACTACAGTGTTCAGCGACAGATTACAAGGTGGTTGCTGATTGCTTTTGCCGCTCATTGGAGTCTGTAGCACGAAGTCTAGAACACGATGGCGGTGAAATTCTCGTTGATCTACAAGAGGGTCATTTTTGGTCTGTTCCTCCCGATGCTTGTTTAGATTCTCTCTGGTCAGAGGTTGTAGATCAGTGTGGCTGTGGTATGCACAAAAAAAGAGATGGCTTAGAGTGGAGCGTACTGGGAAGTCAATGCCAACCATTTAACCCACAAAGCAACATAGAAGAGCGAACGCATTCAGACCAGCTCATTTTGGACTGTTTCACTGCAAAATGTAATGGCTTACAAGTTGCCATTGACACAGTTAGTCTGATTTTGGATCTATCATATATTGTCGAAGATCAAAATTAG
- the LOC142492864 gene encoding uncharacterized protein LOC142492864 gives MKNITWLRKNWLLVAGMSFLGIHFGTYFIQKVAKSSAKSNFRIKEIKNK, from the coding sequence ATGAAGAATATAACTTGGTTGAGGAAGAACTGGCTCTTGGTGGCGGGAATGTCCTTTTTAGGCATTCACTTTGGAACATACTTTATCCAGAAAGTAGCAAAAAGTTCTGCGAAAAGCAATTTTAGGATtaaagaaattaaaaacaaatga
- the LOC142492863 gene encoding uncharacterized protein LOC142492863, translating to MGLETIWKNYKVLIVMGTGLGLIHWGWYHVKINPIFHPNRKDFVPEPGIVSYVIQQDRDTKAK from the coding sequence ATGGGACTTGAAACCATATGGAAGAACTACAAAGTCTTGATTGTTATGGGAACAGGCCTTGGACTGATACATTGGGGTTGGTATCATGTTAAAATAAACCCAATCTTCCATCCTAACCGCAAGGATTTTGTTCCAGAACCTGGCATTGTCTCATATGTTATACAACAAGACAGGGATACAAAAGCCAAATAG